A genome region from Paenibacillus sp. J23TS9 includes the following:
- a CDS encoding GNAT family N-acetyltransferase: MLAEKFQFLPMLEGERLSLKQIEKKDAPSVIAILSDPLVMKYVTQGTFFSFSRSRRVAAELLNTRRPDSMHYGIWLPETESPVGVVSLQNLRLERREAMIGYMVDHRFWHRGLATEALGILLRYAFNELHLERIEGRCHAVNSASEHVMQKNGMVLERTLNQKRMFFAAPLEMKIYSLTDQQYQARIAGAEHVCKD; encoded by the coding sequence ATGTTAGCGGAAAAATTTCAATTTTTGCCGATGCTTGAGGGGGAGCGTTTGTCGCTTAAGCAGATTGAGAAAAAGGATGCCCCGAGCGTCATAGCTATTCTCTCCGACCCGCTTGTGATGAAATATGTCACGCAGGGGACGTTCTTCAGCTTCTCAAGATCAAGACGCGTTGCAGCCGAACTGCTGAATACAAGACGACCGGATTCCATGCATTATGGCATTTGGCTGCCGGAGACGGAAAGTCCCGTAGGCGTGGTTTCCCTGCAAAACTTGCGGCTGGAGCGCCGCGAAGCCATGATCGGCTACATGGTGGACCACAGGTTCTGGCATCGGGGACTGGCTACCGAAGCCTTGGGCATCCTGCTAAGATATGCATTTAACGAGCTTCATCTGGAGCGTATTGAAGGCAGATGCCATGCCGTTAACTCAGCCTCGGAACATGTCATGCAAAAGAATGGAATGGTGCTGGAACGCACGCTGAATCAGAAGAGAATGTTTTTCGCAGCACCGCTCGAAATGAAAATTTACAGTCTTACGGATCAACAATATCAGGCCCGCATTGCAGGTGCTGAGCATGTTTGTAAGGATTGA